Proteins co-encoded in one Desulfitobacterium hafniense DCB-2 genomic window:
- a CDS encoding YlbF family regulator: protein MSYIDKARVLGEALKQTPEVQAILSAEAAIKADPEANEAFLQYQEKERQIVTTQMISKVIPEKDALALIDLKVRLINKHPLIRTYFQAQQSFERVMAMVNLTITTTIHGMPSADQLPLPDEIKNMAQKVLESIGGGQQSKTMEIPKDMKLPPGLKLPQGFKIPGLPEER, encoded by the coding sequence ATGAGCTACATTGACAAGGCCAGGGTACTTGGGGAAGCGCTCAAACAAACCCCCGAAGTACAAGCTATCCTTTCCGCAGAGGCGGCCATCAAAGCCGATCCGGAAGCCAACGAAGCATTTCTCCAATATCAGGAAAAGGAACGCCAAATCGTTACCACTCAGATGATCAGTAAGGTCATTCCCGAAAAAGATGCTCTGGCCCTTATCGATCTTAAAGTCCGCCTGATCAACAAACATCCCCTGATTCGCACCTATTTTCAGGCCCAGCAAAGCTTTGAACGGGTCATGGCCATGGTTAATCTCACCATTACCACGACCATCCATGGCATGCCCAGCGCCGATCAGCTTCCCCTGCCTGACGAAATCAAAAACATGGCCCAAAAGGTTTTGGAATCCATAGGAGGGGGCCAGCAGTCCAAGACCATGGAAATCCCTAAGGATATGAAGCTTCCTCCCGGACTAAAGCTGCCCCAGGGCTTTAAAATTCCCGGTCTGCCCGAAGAACGCTAG
- a CDS encoding UxaA family hydrolase yields the protein METKILGYRRDNGRIGIRNYVLILPVDDLSNAACEAVANNIAGTLALPHPYGRIQFGADLELHFKTIIGAGRNPNVAAVVVIGIEQNWAKRVADGIAETGKPVTYFGIEGHGDLKTIEMASRKAHEYVKYATSLEKVECELKDLVVSFKCGESDTTSGLAGNPTAGVVGDRLVEMGGTVIFGETPETTGGEHILAKHFATPELAQEFLRVHKEYMDMIESKGADLLGTQPTQGNIAGGLTTIEEKAMGNIQKAGKVPIIGLLEMAEEPTKPGRYFMNTSAAAAECVTLMMAAGATLHIFITGQGNIVGNPIEPVIKMSANPKTCEFMSEHIDVDISGVLSRELTLDQAADKVMECVVKTARGCLTDAEVLNHKEFVLTRLYPSA from the coding sequence ATGGAAACTAAGATCTTAGGCTATCGTCGGGACAATGGGCGTATCGGTATTCGCAACTATGTGCTTATTCTTCCTGTGGATGATTTGTCCAATGCTGCTTGTGAAGCAGTTGCCAACAATATTGCCGGAACTCTGGCACTTCCCCATCCCTATGGCCGTATCCAATTCGGAGCCGACCTTGAGCTGCATTTCAAGACCATTATCGGAGCGGGACGCAATCCCAACGTGGCGGCTGTCGTCGTTATCGGTATTGAACAAAACTGGGCGAAGCGAGTCGCCGATGGCATTGCTGAAACCGGTAAACCTGTAACCTACTTCGGTATTGAGGGCCATGGTGATTTAAAAACCATTGAAATGGCTTCCCGCAAAGCCCATGAATATGTAAAATACGCCACATCTTTAGAAAAAGTAGAATGTGAACTGAAAGATCTGGTGGTGAGCTTCAAGTGCGGTGAATCCGATACGACTTCGGGTCTTGCAGGAAATCCCACAGCAGGTGTAGTCGGTGACCGTTTGGTGGAAATGGGCGGCACGGTTATCTTTGGCGAAACACCTGAAACAACGGGAGGAGAGCATATTCTCGCTAAACATTTTGCTACGCCCGAACTTGCTCAGGAATTTTTGAGAGTCCATAAAGAGTATATGGATATGATTGAATCCAAAGGAGCCGATCTTTTAGGTACACAACCAACCCAAGGGAATATTGCCGGCGGTTTGACAACGATTGAAGAAAAAGCCATGGGCAATATTCAAAAGGCCGGCAAGGTCCCCATTATTGGTCTTTTGGAAATGGCAGAAGAGCCGACAAAACCAGGACGCTATTTCATGAATACTTCGGCAGCGGCAGCTGAATGTGTTACACTCATGATGGCAGCCGGAGCAACCCTTCATATTTTCATCACGGGTCAAGGCAATATCGTGGGCAACCCCATTGAACCTGTGATCAAAATGTCGGCGAATCCGAAAACTTGTGAATTTATGTCTGAGCATATCGATGTGGATATCAGCGGCGTGCTCAGCAGAGAGCTGACTCTTGATCAGGCGGCAGATAAAGTAATGGAATGCGTAGTGAAAACAGCACGTGGCTGCTTAACTGATGCCGAAGTGCTCAATCACAAGGAGTTTGTGCTTACCCGCCTCTATCCCAGCGCATAA
- a CDS encoding UxaA family hydrolase — MSSHKFLLHEAQDDVGVAVQDIKAGEKVMGVDIHSGEEFHVTANHDIQLGHKIALKSKKQGENLIKYGENVGKVTQDIKVGDWVHTHNLKTARWDYGN; from the coding sequence ATGAGCAGCCATAAATTCTTATTGCATGAGGCTCAAGATGATGTTGGCGTCGCCGTGCAGGATATTAAGGCCGGCGAGAAAGTCATGGGCGTGGACATTCATAGCGGGGAAGAATTCCATGTCACAGCAAACCATGACATCCAACTGGGACACAAAATTGCTCTCAAAAGCAAGAAACAGGGTGAAAACTTAATCAAGTATGGTGAAAATGTGGGCAAAGTAACCCAGGATATTAAGGTGGGAGACTGGGTACATACTCATAACTTAAAGACTGCGAGGTGGGATTATGGAAACTAA
- the larA gene encoding nickel-dependent lactate racemase, which produces MKTIELPYGHGTQACLIPDDVDCVYGRLKSVEPTAEAGEQISAALQNLIGNINFDKLRNAKSVAIAVSDMTRPVPSRLIVEKLLPWLAEFGIHGDQITVLVGGGLHHPATQEEMNYILGEELPKKIKQVLPHDADDQDCLTFLGTSPLGTPVYVNQYFAQADFKIVTGMVDAHQFMGFTAGVKGAVIGLGGRETITGNHVRLFQPGAELGQMEGNPARIDLEDCGRIIGVDMIVNVVLNTQKKVVKAVAGHPRTAHGVAVEFAKSIFGVPMSSADIVIASPGGFPKDINAYQAQKALTPALQLVKPGGVIILVAQCSEGSGEESFAKTMALYDNPSDLVTSFKEKEFVIGPHKAYLWTRTFLKAKTILVSDKVSPELAKALMVKVTKSLQEAIDDVIPDDTAGLKITVLPNANSVIPILRDESNETET; this is translated from the coding sequence GTGAAAACAATTGAATTGCCTTATGGGCATGGGACACAAGCTTGCTTGATACCCGATGATGTTGACTGTGTCTATGGTAGATTAAAATCGGTAGAGCCCACTGCTGAAGCCGGCGAACAAATTTCGGCAGCTTTACAAAATTTAATAGGGAATATCAATTTTGATAAACTAAGAAACGCAAAGTCAGTGGCTATCGCTGTGAGTGATATGACACGTCCTGTGCCCTCTCGCCTCATTGTGGAGAAGCTGCTGCCCTGGCTAGCCGAATTTGGAATCCATGGCGACCAAATTACGGTGCTTGTGGGTGGCGGACTGCATCATCCGGCAACTCAGGAAGAGATGAATTATATATTGGGTGAGGAATTGCCCAAAAAAATAAAACAGGTTCTTCCCCACGATGCGGATGATCAGGATTGTCTGACTTTTTTGGGCACATCTCCCTTAGGAACGCCTGTCTATGTCAATCAATATTTTGCTCAGGCGGATTTTAAAATTGTGACCGGTATGGTTGATGCCCATCAATTTATGGGATTCACCGCAGGAGTTAAAGGTGCGGTCATTGGCTTAGGCGGAAGAGAGACGATCACAGGGAATCATGTCCGGCTTTTTCAACCCGGTGCTGAACTGGGGCAAATGGAAGGAAATCCGGCGCGGATCGATTTAGAGGATTGCGGCCGGATCATTGGGGTTGATATGATTGTCAATGTTGTACTTAATACCCAAAAGAAGGTCGTTAAAGCTGTTGCCGGTCATCCCAGGACAGCTCATGGTGTTGCGGTTGAATTTGCCAAGAGTATTTTTGGCGTACCGATGAGTTCGGCTGACATTGTCATCGCATCCCCGGGAGGGTTTCCGAAAGATATCAACGCCTATCAGGCTCAGAAAGCCTTAACCCCGGCCTTGCAGCTGGTTAAGCCGGGAGGAGTCATCATCTTAGTGGCTCAATGCAGCGAAGGGTCTGGAGAAGAAAGCTTTGCCAAGACCATGGCCTTATATGATAATCCGTCAGACCTTGTGACTTCCTTTAAAGAAAAAGAGTTTGTGATCGGTCCTCATAAAGCCTATCTTTGGACCAGAACATTTCTAAAAGCGAAAACAATCCTGGTGTCTGACAAAGTATCCCCGGAATTAGCCAAAGCTCTCATGGTTAAGGTTACGAAGAGCCTGCAAGAGGCCATTGATGATGTTATTCCTGATGATACAGCTGGTTTGAAAATAACGGTATTACCGAATGCCAACTCTGTTATTCCTATATTGAGAGATGAGAGTAACGAGACTGAAACATGA